From the Lathyrus oleraceus cultivar Zhongwan6 chromosome 4, CAAS_Psat_ZW6_1.0, whole genome shotgun sequence genome, one window contains:
- the LOC127075085 gene encoding transcription factor bHLH90, producing the protein MSGIMDIVELLSPFVETKAWDYVVVWKYGNDPTSFIEWMGCCCCGGNIEKVKMKEEMAEKYNMAPICRDTLFPHPVRTKTCEALAKLPFAMSLYSSVHGEVAISQQPRWLIQEDSIGTQVLIPILGGLVELFTEKPIPRDINIVEFISAFCCVSIKQEAMSAQSYTNMNFNEHYYPLTPGLSAENHSSSNPSIEGPSNGSNPSIEHLLFDSKFECLVPHECLNQPVEISPISKVKSQGYNKTLSFHYGNGEEDKEESAKEPQKEMYHAKNLITERNRRNRIKKGLFILRSLVPNITKMDRAAILDDAIEYIKELQRQKIELQEKVDVLDVEDCKKNTLQMSVQGDKEQPLSELNQSSSYSIRKTEMELQVEVNHVGETSLMIKLCCEMKRGGFSKLMEAIDSFGLHVVNANMTTINGKVLIILMVEATPQDIHSTKLREYLIQQTS; encoded by the exons ATGAGTGGTATTATGGACATTGTTGAATTGCTTAGCCCCTTTGTTGAGACTAAAGCTTGGGACTATGTTGTTGTTTGGAAATATGGAAATGACCCAACTAG TTTTATTGAGTGGATGGGCTGTTGCTGCTGTGGAGGGAACATTGAGAAGGTGAAGATGAAAGAGGAAATGGCTGAAAAATATAACATGGCTCCCATTTGTAGGGATACCCTCTTTCCCCATCCAGTTAGAACAAAGACTTGTGAGGCTCTTGCAAAGCTTCCTTTTGCAATGTCTCTTTATTCTag TGTTCATGGAGAGGTTGCAATTTCACAGCAACCAAGATGGCTTATCCAAGAG GACTCAATTGGAACTCAAGTTTTGATCCCTATTTTGGGTGGTCTTGTGGAGCTCTTCACAGAAAAGCCG ATCCCAAGAGATATAAACATCGTAGAGTTCATATCGGCATTTTGTTGTGTCTCTATCAAGCAAGAAGCCATGTCTGCACAGAGCTACACCAACATGAACTTCAATGAGCATTATTACCCTTTAACTCCCGGTCTATCTGCAGAAAACCATAGCAGCTCTAATCCTAGCATTGAAGGACCCTCCAATGGATCTAATCCTTCAATAGAACACTTATTATTTGATTCAAAGTTTGAATGCTTGGTTCCACATGAATGTCTGAATCAACCAGTTGAAATATCTCCTATATCAAAAGTTAAAAGCCAAGGATACAACAAGACTTTGAGTTTCCATTATGGAAATGGCGAAGAAGATAAAGAAGAATCTGCTAAGGAGCCTCAAAAGGAAATGTATCATGCTAAAAATCTTATCACAGAGAGGAATAGGAGGAACAGAATTAAAAAGGGGCTTTTTATTCTAAGGTCTCTAGTCCCTAATATAACCAAG ATGGATAGAGCAGCAATTCTTGATGATGCAATTGAATACATAAAGGAATTGCAGAGGCAGAAGATAGAACTTCAAGAAAAGGTTGATGTTTTAGATGTTGAGGATTGTAAAAAGAACACACTACAAATGAGTGTGCAAGGAGACAAGGAACAACCACTCAGTGAGCTTAATCAAAGTTCTTCTTATTCCATTAGAAAGACAGAGATGGAG TTGCAAGTAGAAGTGAATCATGTTGGTGAAACAAGTCTCATGATCAAGTTGTGTTGTGAAATGAAGCGAGGTGGGTTTTCAAAGTTGATGGAAGCTATAGATTCATTTGGACTGCATGTGGTAAATGCAAACATGACCACAATTAATGGCAAAGTCCTGATCATTCTAATGGTTGAG GCAACTCCCCAGGATATTCACTCGACAAAACTCAGAGAGTATTTGATACAGCAAACAAGTTGA
- the LOC127075088 gene encoding proline-rich receptor-like protein kinase PERK13, with translation MAEIQKKNKKKRPSSPFPILKDPNKQLNRSNHGKESAPSPESDPPTSSPSDSTLPPPRPKSPLKPEVLPPSEPPSLPPPSPTPTPSPSPSPPPPSSPPPPKSSPPPPSESPPPPSPPAPQLSPPPVHNSNSSTSPPRLSHKPPPPSPPERPSSSSSSSSSSPPRNDSPRQPMLAKSRDSQSHVSSPAEIVGYTLTGVLVVALVVLAVFFTFKKKKTKGDTYGGAFMPPPGTSFQVKSGADGLYYVKQPNGNGNAGVNGKKHISRGSVESVQPLSAQVVFSYDTVKEITNAFSSQNVIGEGGFGCVYKGWLPDGKEVAVKQLKVGSGQGDREFRAEVEIISRVHHRHLVSLVGYCIAEQQRVLIYEFVPNGNLHHHLHGSGMPVLDWAKRLKIAIGAAKGLAYLHEDCSQKIIHRDIKSPNILLDDAFEAQVADFGLARLTDASNTHVSTRVMGTFGYMAPEYATSGKLTDKSDVFSFGVVLLELVTGRKPIDETQPLGDESLVEWARPLLIHAFMTREFGELVDPRLENNYVESEMFGMIEAAAACVRHSAPKRPRMSQVVRALDNGDDISDLSNGVKYGESTVYDSGQYDKDIMLFRRMGNASYGDSDFDKYSGEVVNSKENPRLQHSWMHSSSSTESESRAFNKNEAGNE, from the exons ATGGCtgaaattcaaaaaaaaaacaaaaaaaaacgtCCTTCATCTCCATTTCCAATTCTCAAAGATCCCAATAAACAATTAAACAGGTCAAATCATGGCAAAGAATCAGCTCCATCGCCTGAATCCGATCCTCCAACAAGTTCACCATCAGACTCCACGCTGCCGCCGCCTCGGCCGAAGTCACCTTTGAAGCCTGAAGTTTTACCGCCATCAGAACCACCTTCACTGCCACCACCATCACCAACACCAACACCATCACCATCACCATCACCACCGCCACCATCCTCACCACCACCTCCAAAATCTTCACCGCCGCCTCCTTCAGAATCCCCACCGCCACCTTCTCCTCCAGCACCACAATTATCACCTCCGCCTGTGCACAATTCAAACTCTTCAACATCTCCTCCTCGTTTATCACATAAACCACCACCTCCCTCGCCTCCTGAGAGGCcttcttcatcatcctcatcatcttcttcatctcctCCACGGAATGATTCTCCACGTCAACCTATGCTTGCAAAGTCAAGAGATTCTCAATCCCATGTATCCTCGCCGGCCGAAATAGTTGGTTATACCCTCACCGGAGTTTTGGTTGTCGCCTTAGTTGTCTTAGCGGTTTTTTTCACGTTTAAGAAGAAGAAAACGAAAGGGGATACCTATGGTGGAGCCTTTATGCCACCCCCTGGTACTAGCTTTCAGGTTAAATCAG GTGCTGATGGACTTTACTATGTAAAGCAACCTAACGGCAACGGGAACGCTGGAGTAAACGGCAAGAAGCATATAAGTCGAGGTTCCGTGGAATCTGTACAGCCCCTAAGTGCTCAAGTAGTTTTTAGTTATGACACGGTAAAAGAAATAACCAATGCATTTTCTAGTCAGAATGTGATAGGGGAAGGAGGATTTGGGTGTGTTTACAAGGGTTGGCTGCCGGACGGAAAAGAAGTGGCGGTCAAGCAGCTTAAGGTTGGTAGTGGGCAGGGAGATAGGGAATTCAGGGCTGAAGTGGAGATCATTAGCCGTGTTCATCATCGACATTTGGTATCATTGGTTGGTTATTGCATAGCTGAGCAGCAAAGAGTACTTATATATGAGTTCGTTCCTAATGGAAATCTTCATCATCACTTGCATG GAAGTGGAATGCCAGTGTTGGATTGGGCCAAAAGGCTAAAGATAGCCATTGGTGCTGCAAAGGGTCTGGCATATCTGCATGAGGACT GCAGCCAAAAGATAATTCACAGAGATATTAAATCACCCAACATACTTCTGGATGATGCTTTTGAGGCACAGGTTGCAGACTTTGGGCTTGCAAGGCTAACAGATGCTTCCAATACCCATGTATCAACTAGGGTTATGGGTACCTTTGG GTACATGGCTCCAGAATATGCAACAAGTGGAAAATTAACTGATAAATCAGATGTTTTCTCATTCGGGGTTGTCCTCCTTGAGCTTGTAACCGGAAGGAAACCGATCGATGAAACGCAACCGTTGGGAGATGAGAGTTTAGTTGAGTGG GCTCGTCCACTACTCATCCACGCCTTTATGACGCGCGAGTTTGGCGAACTAGTAGATCCGAGACTAGAAAACAACTACGTAGAGAGTGAAATGTTCGGAATGATAGAAGCAGCTGCAGCATGTGTTCGCCACTCAGCTCCTAAACGGCCTCGTATGTCTCAGGTGGTAAGAGCTTTAGACAACGGAGACGACATATCTGATTTATCAAACGGGGTGAAATACGGTGAGAGCACTGTCTATGATTCTGGCCAGTATGACAAAGACATCATGCTGTTCAGGAGAATGGGCAATGCAAGCTACGGTGATTCTGATTTTGATAAATACAGCGGAGAAGTAGTAAATTCAAAAGAGAATCCGAGATTACAGCATTCATGGATGCATAGTAGTTCGAGTACGGAGTCAGAATCAAGAGCTTTCAATAAGAATGAAGCCGGTAATGAATGA
- the LOC127075087 gene encoding shewanella-like protein phosphatase 2: MEIEKEIPTSICKDIPNLLSSFVDTFVDFSVSGLFLPPPPPPSPPPTRLPSSKRLIAIGDLHGDLNKSKQALRLAGLIDSSDRYTGGSATVVQVGDVLDRGGEELKIIYLLEKLKREAARCGGSFITMNGNHEIMNVEGDFRYVTEAGVEEFRVWLEWFREGNKMKSLCQGLKPPKDPLEGIHVEFRGANKEFHEGFRARVAALRPNGPISRRFFTDNVTVLVVGESIFVHGGLLTEHVSYGLEKINAEVSDWIKGSNGRFSPPYCRGRNAVVWLRKFSDEVAVNCDCSTLEHVLSTIPGAKRMIMGHTIQANGINAVCDNKAIRIDVGMSDGCGGGLPEVLEINETFGVRILTSNPLYQNKESASGFDVGKQEGLGLLLTEHGRPMQVKVKA; the protein is encoded by the coding sequence ATGGAAATTGAAAAAGAGATTCCAACCTCAATCTGCAAAGACATTCCCAATCTCCTTTCTTCTTTCGTCGATACCTTCGTCGACTTCTCAGTCAGCGGCCTCTTCCTCCCACCACCGCCGCCGCCATCTCCGCCGCCTACCAGACTCCCCTCTTCCAAACGCCTCATCGCCATTGGCGACCTCCACGGCGACCTCAACAAGTCAAAACAAGCGCTACGCCTTGCCGGACTAATCGACTCCTCCGACCGCTATACTGGAGGCTCCGCCACTGTTGTCCAAGTCGGCGACGTCCTCGACCGCGGCGGGGAGGAGCTCAAAATTATTTACCTTCTGGAGAAGCTGAAACGCGAAGCCGCGCGTTGCGGTGGAAGCTTCATAACCATGAACGGAAACCATGAGATTATGAATGTGGAAGGGGATTTCCGTTACGTAACGGAAGCTGGCGTGGAGGAGTTTAGGGTTTGGTTAGAATGGTTCCGTGAAGGTAACAAGATGAAGAGTCTCTGTCAGGGTTTGAAACCGCCGAAGGATCCGTTAGAAGGTATCCACGTCGAATTTCGCGGCGCAAATAAGGAGTTTCATGAAGGGTTTCGCGCTAGGGTTGCGGCTTTGCGGCCCAACGGCCCGATTTCTAGAAGGTTTTTTACTGACAATGTAACTGTGTTGGTTGTTGGAGAATCGATTTTCGTTCATGGTGGTTTGTTGACGGAGCACGTTTCTTACGGGTTGGAGAAGATTAACGCCGAAGTGAGTGATTGGATTAAAGGTTCGAACGGTCGGTTTTCACCGCCTTATTGCCGTGGGAGGAATGCTGTTGTTTGGCTTAGGAAATTCTCTGATGAGGTTGCTGTGAATTGTGATTGTTCCACTCTTGAGCATGTTCTGTCTACGATTCCTGGTGCTAAGAGAATGATCATGGGTCATACTATTCAGGCGAATGGGATTAACGCGGTTTGCGATAACAAGGCTATTCGAATCGATGTGGGCATGTCAGACGGATGTGGTGGTGGTTTGCCAGAGGTTTTGGAAATCAATGAGACTTTTGGAGTGAGGATATTGACATCGAATCCTTTGTATCAGAATAAAGAAAGTGCTTCTGGATTTGATGTTGGGAAGCAGGAAGGTCTTGGATTGTTGCTTACTGAACATGGTAGACCTATGCAAGTCAAAGTTAAGGCTTAA